atatgcccttttacaaagtacttcttttatatagtttCTAAATCAGGTCAGTTGGTACAGGGCAGCAGGTGCGCCATAGATTGTGTAGTTATAGCTATACATACCTGCATCCTAAAAACTCTATATTGGTGAAGAGCTGAGCCAAAGTGattaattcttcttcttcaaaattgtCTTTGTGTTCCATCATGAAGTTCCTGCGGACCTCCCACTGCTCGTCCGACTCATGTTCCGTCCGCAATGAATCTATTTCAATCGAAGTCTTCATTTTCTgccataaaaatacattattacagtaatttttttttttttttggattagaactttttaaaattttgaatagaaacTTACCTCGTCCGAAAGGTTTGTGTTGATTTTATGAAGTGAATTCGTAATATGCGACTTTGGCAGTgctgtgatatttttttcgttattgtttattttaacataaaagctaaagtttatttgtacCTATTCAAAAAACCAAAACACTTTTGCGTCATCTGACAGTTTTAATTGCCTTGACACCTCTTTTGATTTGACACATCTTTTGTTACAGTGTTTACcttactttataaaaaatgctaccaaaataataatgttttgttggCAGTAGCCCTTCTCTTTCGTGTCTACTTGGCGAATCATAACTGAAGATAGCTCTATAAATCATTACTTAAAGAACAATAATTGTATggatttgtaacatttttattatcactttACTACAATGTGATTAAACAATAATGTGAAAAAGGATTGATTTTAACAAGAAAGCTGAGTAACTCTTGTTGATtgattttttcttacaaactttagatataatatcaaaatggGTTGGGTATTGAGTGTACATTGGCCGtagtagataggtacctacatttttttcaaataaaaaaaactggttcttgttgttattttattctactaTTTTTAGGCAGGTGGAATAGTCTATTTATAGCAACAAAATATCGACGTATTGTCCGTCTAAATCAAGGAGACTTATCTTGTTTTGTTTGCGAGACCCTATCCGGTACTACTTGCATAAAGAAAATAGACACTAGCGCCcccataaatattaatagacaGTGTACATTATTTAGTCGCATTACAATCATACGTTCATTGTTGTCAAAAGGTCATTCAGCTTAGaactttacataaataatttacgaatAATTTCTATCACATTTCGAGGGTAATCGGAAACAATATCAAGATATTCTCAACAAGATGACGTGAACCCGGAGTATCGACTGCCGACAGTGCCGTCACAGATATAGTCGAGGTAAAACTTTTGTTACGATAAACCAGTTCAATATTCCTTTGTTACTTCTACGCAAACATTTACTCATTTAGAAAAACGTATATATCGGGCGATTATTCGAAGATTACTCTTTAAAAGATGTCGTTTTCGTTGCGTAAGATGCTTTCGAACATAAGCTATTTCAAAAAGCCAGACGATGACCCGCAAGATTCTGATGAAATTACGAAGAAGCGACGGCACACGTACGTGTGTACTGAGAAGAGTTCTTCCATATCTTTTGACCGCGTAGAACCTGATTCCACTTCCAGACAGTGCGCTACGAGTTCCAGCTTAAAACTTCCCGATTCCGTCAAAATATACGCCGCCAAAAAAGGCTCTCTATCCGACACTGACCTGCTCACGGTCAGCATGGAAACCCCGAAAAAAGACCGgaaaaaatgcaaaaagttACGCTTGGATATCAAAAAAGCCAGCAAATCAATGGACGCAGTCAATCAGTCAGATAGCTCGAACAATGTTGAGAATACGCCAAAACACGTTTTGTTGGATTGCAAAAGTGAAGACCTTTTCAGCGAGCGATTCCATGGATTTGACTTCAGCCGTTCCTTTGAAATTTCCGATGCCATGTGCGATGAGTTGTCTTTTGAAGAAGACAATTTGGATATCGAATCTCTCTCCGAACATTCTGATACAGATATATCTATAGTGTCTGAAAAGGAAAGTATCAAAATGTGTCGCAAAGTTGACCACGATGAAATGAATTTAGAGCAACAGCTGGTCCCGTCTGCCAGTCCAGAGTCATTTGGCGACGTTGAGGTTGAAAAAAATGAAGAAGAGCGTATGTCTCTGCTTTTGAATTACCAA
This sequence is a window from Plodia interpunctella isolate USDA-ARS_2022_Savannah chromosome 29, ilPloInte3.2, whole genome shotgun sequence. Protein-coding genes within it:
- the LOC128682206 gene encoding partner of xrn-2 protein 1-like, with translation MKTSIEIDSLRTEHESDEQWEVRRNFMMEHKDNFEEEELITLAQLFTNIEFLGCRYPPQTMKRIAQLAEKVSAKYRESRKNKLKRTFVEASDAAEQKAKRTFK